One Bradyrhizobium zhanjiangense DNA segment encodes these proteins:
- the lexA gene encoding transcriptional repressor LexA — protein sequence MLTRKQYELLRFISERLKESGVPPSFDEMKDALDLRSKSGIHRLITALEERGFIRRLPNRARAIEVIKLPELQAAAGNRRGFTPSVIEGNLGKVRASSSPPADEGERPVAVPVMGRIAAGTPIEALQTRSHTISVPPDMLGSGEHYALEVRGDSMVEAGILDGDMALIQRNESADTGDIVVALIDDEEATLKRFRRRGASIALEPANAAYEVRILPPNRVKIQGKLIGLYRKY from the coding sequence ATGTTAACGCGCAAACAATACGAGCTTCTGCGGTTCATCAGCGAACGTCTGAAGGAAAGCGGCGTGCCGCCCTCCTTCGACGAGATGAAGGATGCGCTCGACCTGCGCTCGAAATCGGGCATCCATCGCCTGATCACCGCGCTGGAGGAGCGCGGCTTCATCCGCCGCCTGCCCAACCGCGCTCGCGCCATCGAGGTGATCAAGCTGCCTGAGCTCCAGGCGGCCGCCGGCAACCGCCGCGGCTTCACGCCAAGCGTCATCGAGGGCAATCTCGGCAAGGTGCGCGCGAGCTCCAGCCCACCCGCCGACGAGGGCGAGCGTCCCGTTGCGGTGCCGGTGATGGGTCGCATCGCAGCCGGTACGCCGATCGAAGCGTTGCAGACCCGCAGTCACACCATCAGCGTACCGCCCGACATGCTCGGCTCGGGCGAACACTACGCGCTCGAAGTGCGCGGCGATTCGATGGTCGAGGCCGGCATCCTCGACGGCGACATGGCGCTGATCCAGCGCAACGAGAGCGCCGATACCGGCGACATCGTGGTGGCGCTGATCGACGACGAGGAAGCGACGCTCAAGCGCTTCCGCCGCCGCGGCGCGTCGATCGCGCTCGAGCCCGCCAACGCCGCCTACGAGGTGCGCATCCTGCCGCCGAACCGGGTGAAGATTCAGGGCAAGCTGATCGGACTGTACCGCAAGTACTGA
- a CDS encoding ComEC/Rec2 family competence protein: MAEPVQPVRSQGVAGTWPVGRATSAGGFAPAGFGAWPATVETLREWARAEAGAGRLLPWVPVAFGTGIALYFAADHEPVLWVVAATAAALMLGAVLLRRSRLFAPAIMIAAVAAGFAMATWKTARIAHPVLAKPLYSVSLSGFVETRDIRERTDRFVLRVTAMEAQRSDVRLERVRLSVRKGTAPEVGSFVQLKARLMPPISPVRPGSYDFSRDMFFQGIGASGFVMGAITASVPPDAGGLRLRYAAFMQGLRDAIDARIRATLEGDNRAIATALLTGRRDAITTPVNDAMFISGLGHVLSISGYHMAVVAGVVFFAVRALLALIPGLAAGFAIKKWSAAAALVAAAFYLLLSGAEVATQRSFFMTAVVLIAVMVDRRAITFRTLAVAALIVLAVAPEALVHPSFQMSFAATLGLVALVQIGMPNLFASPDHSATARIALWGGREIAMLFLASLIAGLATTPYAAFHFHRVTPFGVLANLGAMPVVSALVMPAGLLGLLAAPFGLDGVFWWLMGIGIDWMVAVSRWVAALPGAVGRIPAFGIAPLVAASLGIIVMGLLRTPLRWSGALLLLASIAWGLSVRQPDILIAGDGASVAVRGRDGHLHVIRTSKDGFLLREWLAADADPRDAGSSSLADGVSCDEAGCVTPLADGRLVALSLRIDALADDCSRAALVVTRRPAPPDCAAMVVDRQRLTSQGALALTQRGDGFAVQAVRARGTSRPWLPAGAGEGDFDGSLAPKAATARNRDATPAETDLQADD, encoded by the coding sequence ATGGCGGAGCCGGTGCAGCCAGTACGCTCCCAGGGAGTCGCTGGAACGTGGCCGGTTGGCCGCGCCACATCGGCCGGCGGCTTTGCGCCGGCGGGCTTTGGTGCGTGGCCCGCGACCGTCGAGACGCTGCGCGAATGGGCGCGCGCTGAGGCCGGCGCCGGGCGGCTATTGCCCTGGGTGCCCGTCGCCTTCGGTACCGGCATCGCGCTCTATTTCGCCGCCGATCACGAGCCCGTGCTGTGGGTCGTTGCCGCGACGGCGGCCGCGCTCATGCTCGGCGCCGTCCTGTTGCGGCGGAGCCGGCTGTTCGCGCCCGCGATCATGATCGCGGCGGTGGCGGCGGGTTTTGCCATGGCGACGTGGAAGACGGCGCGCATCGCCCATCCCGTGCTGGCCAAGCCGCTCTATTCGGTGTCGCTGTCGGGCTTCGTCGAGACCCGCGACATCCGCGAGCGCACCGATCGCTTCGTGCTGCGCGTTACCGCGATGGAGGCGCAGCGCAGCGACGTCAGGCTGGAGCGCGTGCGCCTGTCGGTACGCAAGGGGACGGCGCCGGAGGTCGGCAGCTTCGTGCAGCTGAAGGCGCGCCTGATGCCGCCGATCTCTCCCGTGCGCCCGGGCAGCTACGATTTCTCCCGCGACATGTTCTTCCAGGGCATCGGCGCCTCCGGCTTCGTGATGGGCGCGATCACCGCTTCAGTGCCGCCGGATGCCGGTGGTCTGCGGCTGCGCTACGCGGCCTTCATGCAGGGCCTGCGCGATGCGATCGACGCGCGCATCCGTGCGACGCTCGAGGGCGACAACCGTGCGATCGCGACCGCGCTGCTCACCGGACGGCGCGATGCGATCACCACGCCCGTCAACGACGCCATGTTCATCTCGGGGCTCGGCCATGTGCTGTCGATCTCCGGCTATCACATGGCGGTTGTCGCCGGTGTCGTGTTCTTCGCGGTGCGTGCGCTACTGGCACTGATCCCGGGGCTGGCGGCGGGCTTTGCCATCAAGAAATGGTCGGCAGCTGCAGCGCTGGTGGCGGCCGCGTTCTATCTGCTGCTGTCAGGCGCGGAGGTCGCGACGCAAAGATCGTTTTTCATGACGGCGGTGGTGCTGATCGCGGTCATGGTCGATCGCCGCGCCATCACCTTCCGCACGCTGGCGGTGGCCGCGCTGATCGTGCTCGCGGTCGCGCCCGAAGCGCTGGTGCATCCGAGTTTTCAAATGTCCTTCGCCGCGACGCTCGGACTGGTCGCGCTGGTGCAGATCGGCATGCCGAACCTGTTTGCTTCGCCCGATCATTCGGCGACAGCGCGCATCGCGCTATGGGGCGGCCGCGAGATCGCGATGCTGTTCCTGGCCTCGCTGATCGCGGGGCTTGCGACCACGCCCTACGCCGCCTTCCATTTCCACCGTGTCACGCCGTTTGGCGTACTCGCCAATCTTGGCGCGATGCCGGTGGTTTCGGCGCTGGTGATGCCGGCGGGGCTGCTGGGATTGCTCGCGGCTCCCTTCGGGCTCGACGGCGTGTTCTGGTGGCTAATGGGGATCGGGATCGACTGGATGGTCGCGGTATCGCGCTGGGTGGCGGCACTGCCGGGCGCAGTCGGCCGCATCCCCGCCTTCGGCATCGCGCCGCTGGTCGCGGCAAGCCTCGGGATCATCGTGATGGGCCTGTTGCGCACCCCCTTGCGCTGGTCTGGTGCCCTGCTGCTACTGGCTTCCATTGCCTGGGGGCTGTCGGTGCGGCAGCCCGATATCCTGATTGCCGGAGACGGCGCGAGCGTCGCGGTGCGCGGCCGCGACGGACACCTGCATGTGATCCGGACGAGCAAGGACGGCTTTCTGCTTAGGGAGTGGTTAGCTGCCGACGCTGATCCGCGCGACGCCGGGAGTAGCTCGCTGGCCGACGGCGTGTCGTGCGACGAGGCCGGCTGCGTGACGCCGCTCGCCGACGGGAGGCTGGTTGCGCTTTCCTTGCGGATCGACGCGCTGGCTGATGATTGCAGCCGCGCCGCGCTGGTAGTGACGCGGCGGCCCGCACCGCCCGATTGCGCGGCGATGGTGGTCGATCGGCAGCGTCTCACCAGCCAAGGCGCGCTGGCGTTGACGCAGCGTGGTGACGGTTTTGCGGTTCAGGCTGTGAGAGCAAGAGGCACAAGCCGCCCTTGGCTCCCGGCCGGCGCCGGCGAGGGTGATTTCGACGGAAGCCTCGCGCCGAAGGCCGCTACGGCCCGCAACCGGGACGCGACTCCGGCGGAGACCGACTTGCAGGCCGACGATTAA
- the glp gene encoding gephyrin-like molybdotransferase Glp → MALMPVSDALAAVLAGAEPLAEEMVALDAAFHRVLARDVAALRTQPPEAMSAMDGYAVRAADAGAIDSRLTVIGEVAAGRPFAGTVGAGEAVRIFTGGVVPNGADAVVIQEDTVADGTRITIKEAAIPGRHIRPAGVDFAEGDVLLRKGTRLTERDLALAAAMNHPQLAVCRRPKVAILATGDELVMPGAAPGRGQIVYSNGYALHALARSEGAETIDLGIAADTLEATTAGIRRARESGADILVTTGGASVGDHDLVQQALRDEGISMAFWKIAMRPGKPMMHGRLGAMRVIGLPGNPVSSYVCAFLFMVPLIRAVSGRSVIHHRHERAVLGRDVGANDMRADYLRARLEQRDDGTLVAVPVHHQDSSLLANLAAAQALLVRAPFAPKAGAGSPCEVLRLPV, encoded by the coding sequence GTGGCTCTCATGCCGGTTTCCGATGCGCTTGCCGCCGTGCTTGCCGGCGCGGAGCCTCTGGCCGAGGAAATGGTTGCTCTCGACGCAGCCTTCCACCGTGTGCTCGCCCGCGACGTGGCGGCGCTGCGCACGCAGCCGCCGGAAGCGATGTCGGCGATGGATGGCTATGCCGTGCGCGCGGCCGACGCGGGGGCGATCGATTCCCGACTGACGGTGATTGGCGAGGTGGCGGCGGGTCGTCCGTTCGCGGGAACGGTCGGCGCCGGCGAAGCCGTGCGGATCTTCACCGGCGGCGTCGTTCCCAACGGTGCCGACGCGGTCGTGATCCAGGAGGATACGGTCGCGGACGGCACGCGCATCACGATCAAGGAAGCCGCGATTCCCGGTCGGCACATCCGCCCCGCAGGCGTTGACTTCGCCGAAGGCGACGTGCTCCTGCGCAAGGGAACCCGTCTCACCGAGCGCGACCTCGCGCTCGCCGCCGCCATGAATCACCCGCAGCTTGCCGTCTGCCGCCGCCCGAAGGTCGCGATCCTCGCCACCGGCGACGAACTGGTGATGCCAGGCGCCGCGCCCGGCCGCGGCCAGATCGTCTATTCCAACGGCTATGCCCTGCACGCGCTCGCCCGCAGCGAGGGGGCCGAGACCATCGACCTCGGCATCGCCGCCGACACGCTGGAGGCCACCACCGCCGGCATCCGCCGCGCCCGCGAGAGCGGCGCCGACATCCTGGTCACGACCGGCGGCGCATCGGTCGGCGACCACGATCTGGTCCAGCAGGCGCTGAGGGACGAAGGTATCTCGATGGCGTTCTGGAAGATTGCGATGCGCCCGGGCAAGCCGATGATGCATGGGCGGCTCGGTGCGATGCGCGTGATCGGCCTGCCGGGTAATCCCGTCTCCTCCTATGTGTGCGCCTTCCTGTTCATGGTCCCGCTGATTCGTGCGGTATCGGGTCGATCCGTGATTCATCACCGCCATGAGCGCGCCGTGCTCGGCCGCGATGTGGGCGCAAACGATATGCGCGCGGATTATCTTCGCGCACGTCTGGAACAGCGCGACGACGGCACGCTGGTGGCCGTTCCCGTCCATCACCAGGATTCCTCGCTGCTTGCGAATCTCGCTGCGGCACAGGCACTTCTCGTGCGCGCGCCGTTCGCGCCGAAGGCCGGAGCCGGCTCGCCTTGCGAGGTGCTGCGCCTGCCCGTCTGA